ATATTCATGGGGCTGCGGGCAAATGTCGGACATCCGGGCAGCTGTTCGGGCCTCAGTGAGAGAGGACAAAGTGCTGGCAACTTCCTGGCCTGTGTGAGATCAGACAACCTAGAAatcccctctcctcctcagctTGCCTGGCCTCGTGGTTGGAGCGATTGGGACTTCAGAGAAGTTCCGTGGCCTATGCTGGCGAGGACATCAagccagatgatcacagtggtccctacAACTTTAGAGTTTGTGGAGCTGTGCAGTGGGGCaatggagacctgggttctcttcttggCTTGGCTGttgggtgactttgggcatgCCAGGCCTCAGCTTCCCAGACgttaaaatggggagaatgaacctgacctcctctgtaaagtgcCTGGAGACCTAGGGATGAGACGAGCTAGGGGTTTGTTATTCGTGGGTCTCTTTCATTCACACCCAGCCCGTTGCATCTTCAGCGTGAGCCCGTCTCTGTCCTGCTGTGTCACAGACTCCTATGCACCGCGGTCACCCCCTGGCTTAGAGAGTAGGGATGGCTTTAGGGGGAtggattcccagctctgccactggttcgctctgtgaccttgggcaagttgagAAGGGGTATGTTTCCTCAGCAGCGAATCTCAGAGCTGCCGTCTGCCGAGTGGGGACAATGATGTTGCCTTGTCCTGCTGTGGGCAGGGGATTAGTTTCCTCATTTTGCAGAAGGGCAGGGAAGGCGGAAAGGTTAAGTGACATAACCAAGGCCCCAGAGACTGCTGCTGCCAGCGGTGGGATCGGTGGTCCCTTAATGAGGTTATTAGGGCCTGACTCCGGcacctgttgaaatcaatgggaggcttggttgggggagaagggggctgctgctgctctcgtGAGCTGACCCTGGTGGGGCCAGAGGAGCGGGCTCAGCTGCTGGGAGAGGTCTTGTAACAGCCCTAGTGCCACCAGCCATAGCTCTGACAGCGCTGCCACAAACCATCCCCCAAACCGAGGGGCCGCAGGCTTTATGGATCCCGAGGGCATCCACCTCTGGGCAGAAGCGGGTATGACCCGCCTCCTTCAGGAAACATCAGGGCTGGCTGCTTGTCCCTAGTGACCCGTACCCACGGCAAGTTCAGGGCTCTCTCCGCGAGGCTGGCTAGGGACTGGACGCCAGCTGGGATCGATGCCGAGTTCCTCACCCCCTAGAAGAACCGGGGAGCATGTGAATTTCAGGACACTAGGGGGCTCCAGGAAGCGTACTTGCTGGGCTGACAGAGGTGAGCTATACACGGTTCCCTGCTGCCTTCTAGGGCTCACGAGGGTTTCCTCTGAGTGCGCCTCACGCCCATTGTTCACAGAATCCTTCCAGTCGGATCCTTCAGGGCCCTTCGTTTCATCGCCTGTCACTCCCGCCGGCCGCACGTCAGAACAAACAATCGCCCCCTCGCAGGGGGATCTGTCCTGTGAATGCCAGAGTGAAAACAACCCCTGATTCTTTAGGGGTGGCGGGAGGGGGGGGACCTGTCCGCTGCTGTTACATGAGCCATCTCCCAGTCCCCTCGGTGTCACAGTCACTTAGCTCAACGCAACCGCTCTCCCGTGCCCGGCCTGACAGCCCCTCGATAACCTCATGAGACAGGTTCTCCCTTCACATCAACACAGCAAATCTGGGTTTTTTGAAGGCAACACGGAAGTTGTTGGGGAGACTTCCATGCGTTGACGACATTGGCAGGGCCGCGGGAAAGGCGTGGATGGGGACGGCAGCCCGGCGGGAGGGAAGAGTCGTTGTTTTCCTGTTGCATTGTTGTTTGTTTGATGGGaaagccaggacgcctgggttccatcctggcttgctaggtgaccttgggcaagtcgctcaACCTTCTTAGAGCCCTGGGCTCGGTTTGTAAAGGGAGCTGAGCACCCGCTGTCTGCTTTTGTCTGGCCCTATGCTGCACTATGATTTATAATGCGGGTGATGGTGCTGCCTGGGAGTGGACCTGGACTCCCTTGAGCTAAGATCTGGTTAAACCCAGAACAAAAggccagtctctgccccaaagagcgtCCAACCAAAGTGTAGGACCGGAGACAACCGCTGGGTACAGACAGCCTGGcctctgctggtcgctgtgaggagCAGCGGCCTCGGCTCGTTTTGTTCTAACCTTGTTCTGATGATCTGTGTTAATGCGCTTCACTCGGGCTATAGGATCGCAGGCCCCGAGGGGGAGATCAGATGGACCCCCGGACGTGAGCCCTAGAGCTCTCCCAGGGCCTTCCCCAGGCTCCCAGGAGTCCCTCTGCTAGCAGGGTCCAGCACCTGCCCCCGTCTCCCATGGCAGTTGGCTCTGATCTGCCCTGgccatgcccccccccacccccgccctgcaGTCACCCATCACAGTTGAGGGGTTACAGCGGCTCAGCAGAACCGGAGCAGGGGGCTCTTCCTGACCCCAGCCGGGCCGTCTCCATGGGGGTCGCTTTATGCCTTGCTCTGCTGTCTCACCCTGTGTTAGGGTGAACCTGGCGCTGGCCTACACCGAGCTGACCGAAGAGCTGTGCCAGCTGAGGaccctcagctccctgcagagCCAGATCCTCCGGAcactgctgcaggagcaggcCATCAATGGTGGTGAGCGTGTTCCCGGGGGCAAGGGGTTTGTGCGGGCTCGGTTCTCTGCAGGGAGATCGGCACCGTCCCCCTTGACCAGAAGGGCCCGGAGTTTGGGATCTgaaaggggagaggggctggggagggatgcagAGCCCTGAGGTTAGGCTGTCACCCCGTCACCTGCTCCCTGGGACGTCCCTGCTACCCTTCCTGTGCACCTCAGGCCTGGAAGGGCCTCCTCTAGGGGCGGAAGGGGAGATGGCTTTCAAGGGTCTGGATTCCACCCTTGCCCTCTTTCTGTGATCGGGATGGTCCTGGTGCCCGCGTAGGCTGAGCTGGTCCCTGCCCGGCGGTACCACCCTAGGGCACTGCTCTCTGTGCTGCGTGCGTGCACATGGGGAAGGCCGGGTGTCCCCTTGCTGACTTGCTTGTCTTTGTCCCATTGCTTTGCAGGCCAGAGGCACTCCCCACTCTCGCAGCGCCGCTCCCCGGTGCCACCTTGCCCGCCCCCGGCTCAGCAAGGCCGGCCCCCGGTTCCCCAGTGCCAGTCTCCCGCGCTGCAGCGGCGGTCTCCTGTCCCCCCCAGCCAGTCCCCCGCCCAGCAGCGCCGCTCCCCGGCGCCCCCCGCATGCCAGTCCCTGCCCAGCAGCGCCGCTCCGGCGCCCCCCGCATGCCAGTCCGCTGCCCAGCAGCGCTGCTCCCAGTGCCCCCCAAGCCAGTCCCCGCCCAGCACGCCGCTCCCACGGCCCCCCCTGCCCGTCCCCCGCCTCCCAGCACCGGGCGCCCCCCGCCAGTGAGAGGAACATGATGGATCTGGGGTACTCAAAGCCCCCAAGCCACCACATCAAAGCCAGCTTCCAGGGGCGTCGCAGCTACTCGGAGGTGAGCGATGCTGCCGTCTACCGGCAGAGCCActccctgtggctgcagcctGAAGCCTCCACGCTGCCAAAGCACCGTCCCTACAGTGAGGTTTACATTGGGGGGGCTGGCAGGCCCGGGAGCACCAgggatgccttcgaggagcaccTGCACTTTGAGAAGCAGTCCTCGGACGAAGACGAGTGGAGCGTCTCCAGCCCCCCCAGTCCCGAGGTGGGAGCCATCCGCTGCGCCTCTTTCTGTGCAGGCTTCCCCATTCCCGACTCCACCACGCACCGGACAGCTGCCTCCTACTCCAGGGCTGAGCATGCGCAGTCCTGGCCGTCAATCAACGTAAGCGATAGCCTCTGTTACTACCTAACCCACTGCTTATCCCACTGCAAGCTTCTTTGCAGCAGTGCCACTTCCACCCTGGTCTGGGACGGCCTAGCTGAACCCCCGGATGCGGGGATGTTTGGCCTCTTTTCTCAGTAatgggtctgacccagaatgtAGGACctagggaggaagaggagtggtGGTCCTGTGGCTAAGGATGGGGAGAACTGTGTTCaggtcctggctctgctgctgctgagctgcgTGACCTTCGGGAAGTCACTTAaccactgtgtgcctcagtttccccataggtAAAATGGGGGGGCTATGATACTTTCCTACCTTGTGAGGATCAGTCCTGTCCATGGCTGAGGCAGTTGGTTACTGTGTTGCTGGAGGCCTCGGGAAAGCCTGTAACCCGATAAGGAATGTGGGGAACTTTAGCTTCCAGCCTTGAGCTGAGCTGTGCCTGGTGGACCCCAGCTGTTGACAGCAAGTGCTGGGAGAGGCACCCCCTAGTGACTGAGGGGAGCTGACACCTGCGACTCTGCATCCTTGAAAGCTgccaggagggggagggtggggcaTAACCCCCCAAGGAGGGGGTTGAAATTAATGAGGGGGGAATTCAGGCTGAAGATCCCAGCAAAACCTGCGGAGGGGGAGACCTGGTGGGCTGCAGAACAGTCTCCTGGGGCTGTGAATTAGggctgctccattgacttcagtggaactctgCTGATCATCATCAGCTGGGCTTCCGGCCCCACAGCTCTGGGGAGGAACCTGGGACTCTCCTTTCAGCAGAAAGGTCATTTCTTGCCCCTTCTCGCCCCGCAGCTGCTGATGGAGACGGTGGATTCTGACATCCGAAGCTGCCCCCTCTGCCAGCTGGCGTTCCCTATCGGCTACCCGGACGATGCTTTGATAAAGCACATTGATTCGCACCTGGAGAACAGTAAGATCTGAGGCTCCTTGTCCCGACTTCCTTACAGCCCTCGCCCCCTTTGGATGCTGCATGAAAACGTGGGGAGCAACACGGCTCCCTAAATACCTCCAAATCTTCAGTAGCTGCAGGAAAGACTGAACTGTAAGAGACtcacctctccctcttcccctccctcccccccgtgtCCCCAGGATCTGCAATACCTGGTGACGCTTGTGCCAGACGGGGGGACGCTGTGGTCCAGGCACTGGGGGAGAGCAGACCCGTTGGTGGTGGCTTCTTACAGAGGGTGTTACTTGCCGTTTACTCCTGCTTCCTTTACAGCTCTGGCTGTGTCATTTGGTTTCTCTGGATGATCTCAGGGAGGATTGATGGAggatgcccccccccacacccccactctGAAAGCTGCTTCGGTGAGAGGCACAGAGTTTCCATGCACCTGTCTGCGAGAATCTCCGTGCAGTTTGAGTCTCTCCCCCCGGGGGTTTAATTGTTACAGGGCCGTTGGTTCTCTTCAGCTTTGGTCACTGTTGGGTCCCTGAGAGCTTTCAAACCAACCTGCCTTGGCCTTTGGCTGCTAGTTCAAGCATCTTTCCAGTCCACTTCCTTGTCTCAGTGACGCTCATGAGAAATGAAACCCACTTTCTAGAGGTGTAGCATGGACATCCTATAATATTGCACTGAACTTCCTGTCGGCTAGGGGCCGTAGTCAACAGCtagttttgtcattgactccGGCGGCGCCTATGTATGTCCCTGGTGTATTTCTATTCTCTTCGACGTACCATTGACTCCTCCTTCATCCTGACACGTCGCTTTGAGTAGCTAGTTACCGTGTAGCAAGGATCCTTTCTGTGTCCCGCATAGTGGTCACGCCCTCACCTTGCCCGCAGTCCCGTGACAGCCTGTGACACTGGCGTGACGGCATCGTGTTAATTCCGCAGCAGTCACCTGCATGGGTCCATGATCCACTGTCTCTCTCCGGCCTTACTAAGCACCTTTGCGTGGTACTGATCTACGCCAAGTCCATTCAGACTGGCCAGCTGCCCCCTTTTCCCCCGTGGGGACTGTCTCAATGGATCTACGTGGAGTCATTTGTTCATCAGAAGTGCCCCTACAGCAAAGATGCTTTTCCTAGCAGGACCCAGAGATCATTTTTGTGTTGGTCAAACCTCCACTCCTTTGTCATTCGCCAGGGTGCTGATAAAATTAGCAGCTGTAGCAGTGTTTCTCTGGGTAGGCGTCGGCTGTtcctctgggccagatcctcagctggtggcaTTCGTCCAaactctggggtggggaaaggaaggaagagaatctCGCTCGCTCTTGGCAGTGCCGTGGGCTGGGAGGTGGCGTTCGCCCTCCGGCATTGGAGTGGAAAATGTAATTAATAACGAACCGGCCCTTACACCTCAATGCTCTGCCTAGAGGTGAGCCAAAACCACTAACAGTTAATCTGGAGCGACCAAATCCCTGGCATTTCAGGGGGTATTCAGACGCAGGGTTTGGGCCCCTCTCTCAAATTGTGCTGGGGAGTGGGTGTGGTGTGAAATTGGTTTACTTAGGGTGAGGATTCTCCGGGCCCACGGGGAATCCCAAGCTCCTTGTCTGAGGAAACTCTTAGAAGGGGAGGGCTTGTCCATACTTGAAGGTTAATGCAGATTAAAGCACAGTGTAAATGGAAAGTCTATTAGTTGTTCCCGATTAGCCCCCATGCATGGAGCCTTTTATTCCACACCAAGAGTGCCCCGTTCTCATTTAGTGTCACTCCGGCGCGTTAAGGACAAGGCTGGAATACACGGATCCACAAATGGAACAATTCCACGGCTAGCGGAGCCCTGGATTGTGGGGTTTGTACGTGGAACTGAGAGACCCCTGGAATTTAGAGGTTTCCAAATTGCCACAAGAAGGGTTTGTGATTTAACAAGGATCAGAGCAGGGCAACCTGTGGCTCGGGTGACCTGGGGGCTGGCTGGCATGATGACTAGCCTCTGACCCCACATGCTGAGTGGCCAACGGGTGCGTTACTGACTGATGGTGCTGGCGATCCGGGGTGGATGGATGCCGGAATTATAGGACCATGAATTTACTGATGGGCTTGATGTGGAAATCATTGGTTACGGCGCCCTGGCCTGCGTTATGTGTAACTGACACATAAGCCACCCAGGGGTGGGTCTGCGCAGGAGCGTGGATCATTttgatcccttctggcctgaatgggtgtgtctgcactgcagataAACTCCCATGGTTGACCCGTGTCACCTGACtcgggcttgggctgtggggctagaaAGCTGTAGTGTCAACGCCTGGGATCCTCCACCCTTGTGGggtcccggagcctgcaccccggcCTAACGCCAGACAGTTACAGTACAGTCAtcttatagccctgcagcctgagccccgtgagccctggGTGTTTCatcgcagtgtagacgtacccaaagtctATGAATCAGAGAGCAATTCCAGACGCTTCCAAACAGCGCTGACGCCGGTGCCCCATGTGAGGTGCCCGAGTCTAATGGGGACATGGGCCTTTGGGAAAACACATTCAAATCGGTTTTGTGCATTCTAGGGAGGTGGGGGCTAACACCCTGCCACTCATGGCTTCATCCCCAACCCCATATCTCATGTTGTGCTGCATCTCGTGGCATTGGGCaaacagggcccaatcctgcgaGACTGCAGAAAAATTTAAAGCAGGCTCTGAGCACCCTCAAGTCCCACAGACGTCAGTGGGGGCTGAAAGG
This is a stretch of genomic DNA from Chelonoidis abingdonii isolate Lonesome George chromosome 21, CheloAbing_2.0, whole genome shotgun sequence. It encodes these proteins:
- the TBKBP1 gene encoding TANK-binding kinase 1-binding protein 1, producing MDSMFEDDISILTQEALCQDEEWLDSPNTDLSSEMCSASHFALITAYDDIKNRLTSLERENSTLKRRLKMYEIKYPVIGEFGEERLFSVYNTQECSLLKSEKASLQQQLNQFQHELQKSKEREEQLDEMIQVYEKLCVEKADLESELGEMRALVETHLNRIRSLEQQLRQRDGNSFQNLNSQLQNQEVQYLSLHGNPGLTHVLDHSMSWQSSRSLEQPSELEVHRLEAELEEARHEAQSSQHREEQLKAECERLQSELKQLQETRVQDLASSQLERDMAWVKKVGDDQVNLALAYTELTEELCQLRTLSSLQSQILRTLLQEQAINGGQRHSPLSQRRSPVPPCPPPAQQGRPPVPQCQSPALQRRSPVPPSQSPAQQRRSPAPPACQSLPSSAAPAPPACQSAAQQRCSQCPPSQSPPSTPLPRPPPPASERNMMDLGYSKPPSHHIKASFQGRRSYSEVSDAAVYRQSHSLWLQPEASTLPKHRPYSEVYIGGAGRPGSTRDAFEEHLHFEKQSSDEDEWSVSSPPSPEVGAIRCASFCAGFPIPDSTTHRTAASYSRAEHAQSWPSINLLMETVDSDIRSCPLCQLAFPIGYPDDALIKHIDSHLENSKI